The genome window ATGACTTCGTAGGCCGCTTTTCTTTCGAGGGAACGACAAGTGCTTCTTGCTCCGCCTTTGCGGCCTTCCTCGCCGATCGCGCTTGAGCTTCCGCTCATCGCGGCGCAGCCGGGCATCTGGATGGGGGACCAAGTGTCCCCGACGCGAAACGCTTTCATCGTCGCGCAATACGTAGAGTTGAAGGGCGTCGTGGATGTCGACTCTTTCCGCGCGGCCATTCGCATCGGACTTTCTGAGGCTGATACCGTTCATGCCCGGTTTATCGAGTCCGAGGGGCGGCTCTCGCAAATCATTCCTCAACGCCGAAACGCCGGGGAGTCGCCCGATCCGGACGTCGTTGACGTCAGCGAAGAACCCGATCCGGAGGCTGCGGCGCTTGCCTCCATGCGCGCCGATCTGGCCGCGGATCTGCCGTTGGACGGCGACGCGTCGCTTTATCGGCATGCGCTGATTCGTCTTGGCGAAACATTGAACGGCGAACGATGGTTCTGGTATCAGCGATACCATCATTTGATGGTCGACGGTTTCAGCTTCGCCGCCATCGCGCGGCGCATCGCCGATATCTACACGGCGCTAAGGCGCCGTACGCCTTTCGGGGATTCGCCTTTCACCTCCTTCGCCGAGGTCGTCGAAGAATACCAGTCCTACGAGGGTTCGAAAGCGCAGGAAGCCGACCGATCTTTTTGGCAGGACCACGCCCAAAATCTCCCAACACCTATCGCCTTGTCGCCGCCGAGCGCAAGGACGCCCCAGGCCGGGGCTGTGTCCTTGCCGCTGCGGCGAAGAATATCTCTTCCGCCAGACGTCATGACGGCGATGGAGACGCAAGGCGCCGTGGTTCGCGTCTCCGGCGTCGAAATGGCGATGGCCGCCGTCTTTGTTTATCTGCATCGGATGAGCGGCGCGACGCGATTGACGGTCGGCATGCCCTTCATGCGACGCATGGGATCCATTGCGCTCTTCGCCGCAGGTCCTGTCGTCAACGTCCTGCCTGTGCAGCTGAGTGTCGAACCTTCGATGTTACTGTCGGAGGCGGCGACAGCGCTTGCCTTGGAACTGAGGGCGGTGCGGCGGCGGCAGCGGTATGAAGCCGAACAGCTGCGGCGAGATCTCGGGTTGGTCGGTTCGGATCGATCTCTCTACGGGCCGATGCTCAATCTCAAAATGTTCGACTATCGCCTCGATTTCGATGGCGTCGCCGGCGTGACGCATCAGCTGGCGTCAGGGCCCGTCGAAGACATGGAAGTCGACCTTTATGTCGACGACGGCAGACTGACGATCGATCTCGTCGCGAATTGCGACCGCTACGACAAGCAGGATCTGGAACTGCACGCGAAGAGGCTCGCCTGTCTCGTGGAGCGTCTCGCGGAAGATCCGAAGCTTAGGATCGGCGCGGCGCCGCTCTTGACCGAAGGCGAGCGCGCGCTGATCGCGGCGGCGAACGACACGGCGAAAGATGTTCCACCGCTGACATTATGCGACATGCTCGCAGCCCAGGCGGCAAGAACGCCAGACGCAATCGCGCTCCTGGATGCCGACCATAGGTTCACCTATCGAGAGGTTCGGCGCCAGGTTTCTCGACTTGCGCATATGCTTGCAGATGCGGGGGTGGTCGCCGAGGATCATGTCGCCGTGGCGCTTCCGCGTTCCGTTCATTTGAGCCTGGCGATCATGGCGGCGCTTGAAACGGGCGCCGCCTACTTGCCCCTCGACATCAATTATCCCGACGAGCGACTGGCTTATATGGTCGAAGACGCCGCGCCGCGATTGATCATCACCAGTGAGACCCTGCGAAGCCGCTTCGAAAAAATGGGGCCGGTTCTGATCTTCGATGAGCTTGCGTCCGGCGTCGAAGAACATTCGTTCGCGCCCAAGACGGCGCTCACACCCGGCCACCCGGCCTATATCATCTACACGTCAGGCAGCACCGGGAAGCCGAAGGGCGTCGTGGTCTCTCACGGCGCGGTCGTCAATCTCCTCTACTGGCTTCAAGACGAATATTCGCTCAGCGCCGATGACGTTGTCTTGCAAAAGACGCCCTGCAGCTTCGACGTCTCCGTCGGCGAGTTCTTCTGGCCGCTGACATGCGGCGCGCGTCTCGTGATGGCGCCCGAAGACGTGGACCGCGATCCGGAATCCCTGCTTCACGTCATCCGCGACTATCGGGTTACGACGATGAATTTTGTGCCGTCGCTGCTCGCCGCCTTTGTCGCCGGCGTTCGGGCGTCGGCGAACGCCGCGTGTGACGCTATGAGCCTGCATGCTGTGTTTTGCATTGGCGAGGCACTATCGAAGGAGCTCGCTGAAGCATTCGAGAACCTGTTTCACGCCCCGCTGCATAATGTTTATGGACCGACCGAAGCCACGGTCGAGGTGACCTATCAACCTGCGTTCGGACAAGCGCTCGCGTCGGCGCGGGGTCCGGGCGTGCCGATCGGACGTCCGCTGTGGAACACAGGCTTGCGCATATTGGACGCGCGCTTGCGTCCTGCGCCGATCGGCGTCGCCGGCGATCTCTATCTGACGGGGGCGCAGCTTGCGCAAGGCTATTGGCGCCGCGCGTCGCTGACCGCAAGCCGGTTCGTCGCTGACCCGGAAGCCAATGGCGAGCGCATGTATCGCACCGGCGACATCGCGCGCTGGCTGCCCGACGGAACCGTCGATTATCTGGGTCGCAGCGACGATCAGCTCAAAATTCGCGGCCAGCGAATCGAACTCGGCGAAATTGAAAGCGCTCTGCGAGATCAGCCCGGCGTCGGACAGGCGGCCGTCATCGCGCGCATTCTTGGCTGCGGGAATGCGCCGGCGCTTGCTTCTGATGCTCGACAACTCATCGGCTATGTCACGCCGGCGACGCTCGGCGACGAACTCGACGGCGAAGCGTTGCGCGCGGCGCTGGGCAAGCGCCTTCCCGCCTATATGACGCCTGTTGCGATCGTGGTTTTGAGAGAATTTCCGCTGAGCGCCAACGGCAAGCTCGATCGGAAGGCTTTGCCCGATCCGTCCGAGTCGGCTCAATCAAAAAGTCGTCAGCCGCTCCCTGGACCCGAAGCGATGCTGGCCGAACTTATCGCTGACGTCTTGCGCGTGGACCGCGTCGGCGCCGATGACGACTTTTTCTTTCTCGGCGGCGACAGCATTTCCGCGATAGGCCTCTGCGCGGCGCTGCGTCGGCGGGGCGCTCTGTTGCGCCCGCGAGACATCTTCGAATGCCGAAGCGTCGCCCGCATGGCTCAGGCGCTCGACTCACGGGCGCCCGCGCCCACCGTAGCGACGCTTGACTCCAACCAAATCAGCGACGCGGAGCTCGATGCGCTGCGGGAGCGTTATGGTCCAATCGCCGCCGTACTGCCTGCATTGCCGTTACAAGAAGGATTGTTGTTCCATGCCCGGCTTGGCGAGCAGGCCAGCCGCTACAACGCTATCTCGCGCTTTGACATCGCAGGTCCGCTCGATGTCGAAAGACTCAAGGATGCGCTGGAGACGCTGCTCCGCCGTCACCCCCAATTGGCGGCGGTCTTTGACGTTCAACGGGGCGCCGCGCTGCAAATCCTTCCGCTGCTCGATGAGAACTCCCGTCTACGAAACTGGCCATGGAAGCTTTGTAAGCTCGACGCATGCGATGAAGAGCGGCAGGTCGCCGAACTCGATCGTCTCGAGCGGGCGGAGCTCGATCGGGATTTTCTTGGTGCCGAGGCGCAGGAACGGATGATGGCGCAGGCGACGCTCGTGCGCCTTGCCGCCGACAGACATGTTCTGCTGATCTGCTCGCATCATTTGATCGGCGACGGCTGGTCTTCAACGATCATGCTGCGAGAGCTGCTCGGCGCCTATGCGGGTCATGCGTTGCCGCCTCTCACTCCCGATTATCAAACGGTCGTGCGTCGCCTCACAAGCCGTGATCCGGACCCGGCGCGTTTCGCCTGGCGAGAGGCGCTGCAAGGCGTCGCGCCGACAGTGCTGTTTGAAGAGACGAAGCGCTTCGGCGCCATTTATGAACTTTCGCTTCGCTTTCGGCCAGGACTCATTGAACAGCTCGAGGCGCTGCGCCGCAGCCGCGGCCTGACGCTCAACACGCTGATGCAAGGCGTTTGGGGAGCATTCCTTGCAACAATGACGGGTCGCAGCGACGTCGTCTTCGGGTCGCCAATGTCGGGCCGTTCCGAGGCGATCGAAGGCGTCGAAGCGCACATCGGACTTTTCACTAATACGCTGCCTGTCCGCTTGCAGTTATGTCCCGATCAGCCGCTGCTCGAGCAGCTTGTCGATGTGCAGCAGCGACAAATTCGGCTGCTGGAGCATGACGGCGTTGGCCTTGGCGAAATCCAGCGGCTGTGCGACGTTCCGAACCTGTTCGACACATTGCTCGTGGTCGAGAATTATCCGGAAGACGCGAATCTGTTCGCGGCGGACTTCGGCGGTCTGCGATGCGTCGGCGCCCGCAACCGCGGCTATACGCATTATCCTTTGACGCTGATGGTTCTGCCGGGCAGGGAGCTGGAGCTGCGGCTCGAATATCGCGAAGGCGTCGAGGAGCCGGAGCGCATCGCCCGCCGTGTGACAAGACTGCTGGAGCAGATCGTCGACCGACCCGACGCGCCGCTCTCTGCGATGGACGTTTTGCTGCCCGAGGAGCGAGATCTGCTCGCGCGCGTCAACACGACGAAGGCGGCGAATCATCCGAGCACTCTATGTGAGCTGCTGGCGGACCAGGCGCAGTGCACGCCGGACGCCATTGCGCTGGTCGACGCCGATCATGCGCTGTCCTACCGCGAGGTTCGGCGACAAGTGACGGCGCTGGCGCGCATCTTCGTGGGCGCCGGCGTCGCGACCGGCGACATCGTCGCGATTGCGCTGCCGCGTTCTGTGCGACTCGTCATCGCGCTGATGGCCGCGCAAGAAGCGGGCGCCGCCTATCTGCCGCTCGACACCAGCTATCCGGAAGAACGTCTTACGCACATGGTGCAAGACGCTCGACCTCGCCTCATCGTCACGACGCAAGAGTTGCAGGATCGCTTCGAGCGCCTAGGCGCATCGCTCGTCTATGAAGAGCTGTTGGATGGTCCAAACGAGGACAGCTTAAAGAGCGTCATCCGCTCAAGCCCCGATGATGCGGCCTATGTCATCTACACCTCCGGCTCGACAGGCCGCCCCAAGGGCGTGACGGTCTCTCACAAGGCGATCGTCAACCGTTTGCGCTGGATGCAGCACGAGTACCGATTGAGCGCTGACGACGTCGTTCTGCAGAAAACCCCAAGCAGCTTCGATGTTTCTGTGTGGGAGTTCTTCTGGCCGCTGATGACGGGCGCGCGTCTCGTCGTCGCGCCGCCCGACGCGCATCGCGATCCACGCGAGCTGCTTCGGCTCATTCAGGAGCACCGCGTCAGCGTGATCCATTTCGTTCCATCCATGCTCGCGACCTTCGTCGCGACGGCCAAATCCGAGTCCGGCCATGCGGCGGACTCCAGCAGTTTGCGCCTCGTATTCTGCAGCGGCGAAGCGCTGTCGAAGGAATTGACCCGGTCCTATGGGACGTCGTTCGGCGCGCCTTTGCATAATCTCTACGGTCCGACGGAGGCGGCCGTCGACGTCACCTATCAGCAGGCCTGCGGAGTCGGCGCGGACGACGCTGCTGAAGCGGCCAGCGTTCCCATCGGCAGGCCTGTGTGGAACACCGCCTTGAGGGTTCTCGACGGTTGGCTGCGGCCGACGCCGATCGGAGTCGCAGGCGAACTTTATCTTTCGGGCGTCCAGCTTGCCGATGGTTACCTCGGCCGCCCGTCGCTTACGGCCAGTCGTTTCGTCGCCGATCCTTTTGCGGACGGCGAAAGAATGTATCGCACGGGCGACATCGTCCGCTGGCTCGGGAACGGAACCGTCGAATATCTTGGTCGAGGCGACGACCAGATCAAGATCCGCGGTCAGCGGATCGAACTCGGCGAAATTGAAAGCGTGCTGCTGGAGCAGCCCGACGTCGCGCAGGCCGCGGTCTTGGCAAGAGCGACGGGCGAACGAGTCGGCGGCGGCGCCGATGAGCGTCAGCTGATCGGCTATGTCGTTCCATCAAAAAATATGGAGCTCGATGGCGAGGCGTTGCGCCGGGCGCTTGTGCGGCGTCTCCCGGGCCATATGATTCCGACAGCCGTCATCTGCATGAAGGAGTTTCCGCTCAACGCCAGCGGCAAACTCGACAGAAAGGCGTTGCCGGCGCCGGGAAGCGCGCTTCATCGCCAAGGCCGCAAGCCGCTTCCGGGAATCGAGACGACTCTCTCGGAAATATTTGCGCGCGTTCTCGGCGTAGATGGGGTCAACGCCGACGACGACTTCTTCGCGCTCGGCGGACATTCTCTGCTCGCCATGCAGCTTGCCGCGGCGTTGGAGACGGAATTCAAGACGCCTGTCTCCGTCGGCGAAGTCATCGTCAATTCGAGCGTCGAGCGGCTTGCGCGCGCGCTTTTCGAGGAACAAGCCGGCGAAGAGCGCAAGGCCGGTTTCGGCGAAGTGCTGCATCTGCGCTCAGGGGCCGGCGCGCCGCTGATCTGCATTCATCCCGCTTCCGGCTTTTCGTGGCAGTTCAGCGTCCTCACCCGCTATCTCCAAAGCGACTGCCCCGTGATCGGACTCCAGTCGCCGCGGCCGAACGGAGTCATCGCCGTCAGCGATACGATGGACGAGGTCTGCAAGAAACATCTCGAAACGATCCGCAGCATACAGCCTCATGGGCCTTACCGGCTGCTCGGCTATTCGCTCGGCGGCGTGGTGGCGCAGGCGATCGCCGCGCGACTTGTCGAAGAAGGCGACGCCGTCGAATTCCTCGGATTGCTCGACACCTATCCGCCAGAAATTCAGGACTGGAGCAGACCGCCCACGGAAGACGAAGAGAAAGAGATCGAGAAGGAGCGCGCGCTATTCATGAACGCCTCCAAAGACGCTCTCGACTCGGCTTTGGCGAAGGAGAAAGTCGAGATGTTCGGCAATATCATGCGGAACTACGAAGATTCAGTGCGTCTACTCTCCACCGCGAAGACGGCGCGCTATTCCGGACCGGCAACGCTATTCGTAGCGAGGCGGACCTTGCCGGCCGGAATGGACGTCCAGGAGACCTGGCGTCCCTATGTGGGCCAGCTCAACGTCGTCGACCTGGACTGCGCCCACACGGACATTGTCTCTCCGCGCTCCTTGCAGGCTTTGGGACCAATTCTCAATAGCCTGCTGCGCGACAGTGAGGCGAGGAGCTAGGGCATGGACACTCAGCGCTCCCCAAAAGCGTCGCAAGAGACGCCCAACGAAGGCCATGCCGTGTCGCCGGATTCTTCTCGTGCGCCGGCTCACGCCAGCGCCGAGAACAAACCCTCAAAGAGCAAACCGTCCCTCCTGTTGGACCTTAGCCTGCTGCGCGACAACGCAGCATTTCGCACCGTCGTCATCGCTCGAACGCTGTCGGTGTTTTCGCTGGGCATGCTGACAGTGGCGGTCCCGGTTCAAATCCAGGGATTGACCGGTTCGCCTATGCAAGTCGGCATAGCCATGGCGCTGGGCGGCGGCGGCGCCTTCGCCGGGCTGTTGGCGGGCGGGGTGTTCGCGGACCGGTGGGATAGGCGCAAGCTCATCCTCTTTGCGCGATCCGTCTGCGGCCTTGGCTTCGCGGCGCTCGCCATCAATGGCTTTAGCTCGTCGCCGTCAGTGCTGGCGATCTATGCGTTGGCGTTGTGGGACGGATTTTTCAGCGCGCTGGGCGTCACGGCGCTGCTCGCCGCAACGCCTTTTCTCGTCGGCCGCGAAAATCTGGGCGCCGCCGGCCAGTTCAACAT of Methylocystis sp. SC2 contains these proteins:
- a CDS encoding non-ribosomal peptide synthetase encodes the protein MLLAPPLRPSSPIALELPLIAAQPGIWMGDQVSPTRNAFIVAQYVELKGVVDVDSFRAAIRIGLSEADTVHARFIESEGRLSQIIPQRRNAGESPDPDVVDVSEEPDPEAAALASMRADLAADLPLDGDASLYRHALIRLGETLNGERWFWYQRYHHLMVDGFSFAAIARRIADIYTALRRRTPFGDSPFTSFAEVVEEYQSYEGSKAQEADRSFWQDHAQNLPTPIALSPPSARTPQAGAVSLPLRRRISLPPDVMTAMETQGAVVRVSGVEMAMAAVFVYLHRMSGATRLTVGMPFMRRMGSIALFAAGPVVNVLPVQLSVEPSMLLSEAATALALELRAVRRRQRYEAEQLRRDLGLVGSDRSLYGPMLNLKMFDYRLDFDGVAGVTHQLASGPVEDMEVDLYVDDGRLTIDLVANCDRYDKQDLELHAKRLACLVERLAEDPKLRIGAAPLLTEGERALIAAANDTAKDVPPLTLCDMLAAQAARTPDAIALLDADHRFTYREVRRQVSRLAHMLADAGVVAEDHVAVALPRSVHLSLAIMAALETGAAYLPLDINYPDERLAYMVEDAAPRLIITSETLRSRFEKMGPVLIFDELASGVEEHSFAPKTALTPGHPAYIIYTSGSTGKPKGVVVSHGAVVNLLYWLQDEYSLSADDVVLQKTPCSFDVSVGEFFWPLTCGARLVMAPEDVDRDPESLLHVIRDYRVTTMNFVPSLLAAFVAGVRASANAACDAMSLHAVFCIGEALSKELAEAFENLFHAPLHNVYGPTEATVEVTYQPAFGQALASARGPGVPIGRPLWNTGLRILDARLRPAPIGVAGDLYLTGAQLAQGYWRRASLTASRFVADPEANGERMYRTGDIARWLPDGTVDYLGRSDDQLKIRGQRIELGEIESALRDQPGVGQAAVIARILGCGNAPALASDARQLIGYVTPATLGDELDGEALRAALGKRLPAYMTPVAIVVLREFPLSANGKLDRKALPDPSESAQSKSRQPLPGPEAMLAELIADVLRVDRVGADDDFFFLGGDSISAIGLCAALRRRGALLRPRDIFECRSVARMAQALDSRAPAPTVATLDSNQISDAELDALRERYGPIAAVLPALPLQEGLLFHARLGEQASRYNAISRFDIAGPLDVERLKDALETLLRRHPQLAAVFDVQRGAALQILPLLDENSRLRNWPWKLCKLDACDEERQVAELDRLERAELDRDFLGAEAQERMMAQATLVRLAADRHVLLICSHHLIGDGWSSTIMLRELLGAYAGHALPPLTPDYQTVVRRLTSRDPDPARFAWREALQGVAPTVLFEETKRFGAIYELSLRFRPGLIEQLEALRRSRGLTLNTLMQGVWGAFLATMTGRSDVVFGSPMSGRSEAIEGVEAHIGLFTNTLPVRLQLCPDQPLLEQLVDVQQRQIRLLEHDGVGLGEIQRLCDVPNLFDTLLVVENYPEDANLFAADFGGLRCVGARNRGYTHYPLTLMVLPGRELELRLEYREGVEEPERIARRVTRLLEQIVDRPDAPLSAMDVLLPEERDLLARVNTTKAANHPSTLCELLADQAQCTPDAIALVDADHALSYREVRRQVTALARIFVGAGVATGDIVAIALPRSVRLVIALMAAQEAGAAYLPLDTSYPEERLTHMVQDARPRLIVTTQELQDRFERLGASLVYEELLDGPNEDSLKSVIRSSPDDAAYVIYTSGSTGRPKGVTVSHKAIVNRLRWMQHEYRLSADDVVLQKTPSSFDVSVWEFFWPLMTGARLVVAPPDAHRDPRELLRLIQEHRVSVIHFVPSMLATFVATAKSESGHAADSSSLRLVFCSGEALSKELTRSYGTSFGAPLHNLYGPTEAAVDVTYQQACGVGADDAAEAASVPIGRPVWNTALRVLDGWLRPTPIGVAGELYLSGVQLADGYLGRPSLTASRFVADPFADGERMYRTGDIVRWLGNGTVEYLGRGDDQIKIRGQRIELGEIESVLLEQPDVAQAAVLARATGERVGGGADERQLIGYVVPSKNMELDGEALRRALVRRLPGHMIPTAVICMKEFPLNASGKLDRKALPAPGSALHRQGRKPLPGIETTLSEIFARVLGVDGVNADDDFFALGGHSLLAMQLAAALETEFKTPVSVGEVIVNSSVERLARALFEEQAGEERKAGFGEVLHLRSGAGAPLICIHPASGFSWQFSVLTRYLQSDCPVIGLQSPRPNGVIAVSDTMDEVCKKHLETIRSIQPHGPYRLLGYSLGGVVAQAIAARLVEEGDAVEFLGLLDTYPPEIQDWSRPPTEDEEKEIEKERALFMNASKDALDSALAKEKVEMFGNIMRNYEDSVRLLSTAKTARYSGPATLFVARRTLPAGMDVQETWRPYVGQLNVVDLDCAHTDIVSPRSLQALGPILNSLLRDSEARS